The Chryseobacterium sp. JV274 sequence AGTTGATATACTGCTGGTCTGCTTTTAAGTTAGGATACGACTCTACTACAGCCATCAATCGGCTCAATGCTCCTGATAGCTCACCCTGTGCTGCCTGAAATTTAGCAATATCAGCCTCAGTCATGTTTGTAGGGTCAATGTTGATAGAAGTAGCTTTAGAACGTGCTTCTACAACCTGCGTTAAAGTTTCCTGCTCAAATTTTGAATACGATTTTACCGTTCTTTCCAGGTTAGGAATAAGGTTCGCTCTTTTCTGATACACAGTTTCTACGTTTGACCATTTTGTGTTGACCGTCTGTTCTTTGGTTACGAAATTATTATATCCGCTTTTTCCCCAAAAGAATAGAACAGCAACAATGATAAGGAGGGCGATACCAATTGTTCCAGCGCCCAGACATCCTTTATTTTTCATAGTTTATTTTTTTAAATTTTTTGTGCTAACCAAATATACAAATTATGTGCTAATTTTGTAAAAAATTATTTGAATGACAACAATAGTGGTGGCAATGGGAGAGAAAAATGAAATTGGTTTTGATAATCAGTTGCTTTGGCATCTTCCTAAAGATTTAAAACATTTTAAAGATATTACTTCAGGGCATCCGATTATAATGGGAAGAAAAACATATGAAAGTATTGGGAAACCTCTTCCGAACCGTACCAATATTGTTGTGTCAAGAAAGAAAGACTGGTTTGAGGAAGGAATCCTTATTGTAGGAAGTATAAAGGAAGCATTGAAGTTTGCTAAAAAGATTGATGAAGAAGTTTTCGTTATTGGTGGAGGAAATATCTATGAACAGACTATGGAGGTTGTAGACAGGCTTGAAGTTACTTTGGTGAAGGCAGATCTTGAAGCTGATACATTCTTTCCGAAGATAGATCCGAAGATCTGGAAAAAAACAAACGAAATCTGTCATGAGAAAGATGAAAAGAATAGCTATGATTTCTGTTTCCAGACGTTTGAAAAAATAAAAAAAGAAGCATAAATGAATCGTGAATTTTTGCTTCGCACAGTGAATCGTGAATTTTCACATTTACAAAAATTAACAAGCGCA is a genomic window containing:
- a CDS encoding LemA family protein; translated protein: MKNKGCLGAGTIGIALLIIVAVLFFWGKSGYNNFVTKEQTVNTKWSNVETVYQKRANLIPNLERTVKSYSKFEQETLTQVVEARSKATSINIDPTNMTEADIAKFQAAQGELSGALSRLMAVVESYPNLKADQQYINFQREYTAIENSIRTETVYYNEAAQDYNTSIKTFPNNILANFTNFKEKPYFKAEAGAQKAPEVFK
- a CDS encoding dihydrofolate reductase is translated as MTTIVVAMGEKNEIGFDNQLLWHLPKDLKHFKDITSGHPIIMGRKTYESIGKPLPNRTNIVVSRKKDWFEEGILIVGSIKEALKFAKKIDEEVFVIGGGNIYEQTMEVVDRLEVTLVKADLEADTFFPKIDPKIWKKTNEICHEKDEKNSYDFCFQTFEKIKKEA